ACCGGACGAGGGTGGCTGTTAACAGGCACGGTCACTTCCTCATTTTTAGATACAGGGATTTGTCCCTGGCCTGTTGAAGCTGTTTTTCTGAAACAGTTTCCTGATAAAAGGATTGCCACATGGCTCTCGACGTTCAAGAAAAAGCTCAAATCGTAGCTGACTACCAGCAAGCTGTTGGTGACACTGGTTCGCCAGAAGTGCAAGTTGCACTGCTGACCCACAACATCAACAAACTGCAAGGTCACTTCAAGGCCAACGGTAAAGACCACCACTCCCGTCGTGGTCTGATCCGCATGGTAAACCAGCGCCGTAAGCTGCTGGACTACCTGAAAGGCAAGGATCTGGGCCGTTACCAGGCTCTGATCGGTCGCCTGGGTCTGCGTCGCTAATAAGCGATTGCGCTAGAGGTTGGTTGTCTGTCGTACGTCAGTGGGTTTCCCGCTGGCGTAGGGCAGGCTCCCAGCCTCAAGTTTTATCTGGATACACGTTTTACCCTGGACAGGCGTTGGGCCGATTCCCGACATTGCCCAAGAATTTCGCAAGAAGACAAGTTCCCCAAGAGCCACAAAAGAAGGTAGGACACCGTGAACCCGGTAATCAAAAAATTCCAGTTCGGTCAGTCGACCGTTACCCTCGAGACTGGCCGTATCGCCCGTCAGGCCTCCGGCGCAGTATTGGTCACCGTTGACGACGACGTCAGCGTGTTGGTGACTGTAGTCGGTGCCAAGCAAGCCGATCCAGGCAAGGGCTTCTTCCCTCTGTCCGTTCACTACCAGGAAAAGACTTACGCTGCCGGTAAGATCCCTGGCGGTTTCTTCAAGCGCGAAGGCCGTCCTTCCGAGAAAGAAACCCTGACTTCCCGACTGATC
This DNA window, taken from Pseudomonas fluorescens NCIMB 11764, encodes the following:
- the rpsO gene encoding 30S ribosomal protein S15 codes for the protein MALDVQEKAQIVADYQQAVGDTGSPEVQVALLTHNINKLQGHFKANGKDHHSRRGLIRMVNQRRKLLDYLKGKDLGRYQALIGRLGLRR